In the Gorilla gorilla gorilla isolate KB3781 chromosome 1, NHGRI_mGorGor1-v2.1_pri, whole genome shotgun sequence genome, GATAGAAGCATTGTGGAAGTTAATCTTGCAGAAGAGGTTGTCTATGtgaacatattgactaaattCAAAGGGTTATAAaagtttttgcttctttaaaatttctcagtaccattttggcaaaataaataatttatggtaacctggaattctatttcataatatcaagtgctttaaacatatttaataggcttcccaaaatcaaacttcaatTTCCAAATGGTCTTTCCTGACACCTAACTCTTTGGATAGTCCAGAGGGCCCCTAGAATGTCCAGAAAAGAGaagtaaacaggattatttgacatgtttaggtacatggtattgccaaaatgatgttcaGTCTTCTTTAGGTTATATCTTGGTAAATAATGCTAATATATGTTCCAAtattgtatgggatttctaaaattctcatGTCTAAGTgtatgctatcaatcataataAGGTTGTGATGTTATTGTAAACCATGGAGATAACCAAACttctttgtcaattttgtttctaACTGTAAATACCCTGGACATTTTGTaattcacagacaattgttgtcttgttttaatccttttcaaaagATTGTTTATAACAAGCTATAGAACTTTAACAGGTGCTCTCAAAAACAGATTTCTGATAACTTTAGAGATTGTAACattggaataaaagaaaatgtacaggACTCATAAAGAGCTGAAATATTcacaaatatcaagcaaaacaagagttaaCTAAATGGACTGAACTGAAAAAGCTGAAGCAACCTTTTTGACTTTTGCTTGGAATATTGATgacccttgttttgtttttcagtcaaGGAAACTCATTTTGAGCTATTTATGGCCTTTAATAATTAAGCAAGGTGTACTCCTATTatcaaaatttggagcatgtttgtttctctctctctgcccagtTCCTCCAGAATTTAGAACctatctgtgagtattcttaacttatggcaatatagttgtttgcatccgtgcaataagaatccatttttcttttgcaacagaacGCAATTGGAGAaagtggttattttaccaaggctttgactggaagggtatGCTTCCTCTTAAGGAGTTAATCTCAACTgacagagccaataaaagcccagtggggaaactggcctcatacccttGTCTACatagtccctgtacagggttcctgacctgtggtcagtaaagaatatcactttctaacaggtctaggagctccaagtttatcttgggaACTTAAGAGGAGAGGATTACCCAACTCACAGGTGTTTAAGGATACAAACCCATGGATGGGCTCAGTtttaaaaggtcttatctgaGACTCCTTTTGGAACAgacttccatcaaagccaatctaAAAGgcctatgtaaaaataattattcttgctggactttatgcaaataatcaggccaagtataagactaaacTCTATTTAAACAACTAATTCCTATGATTATTTGTTTCttaacaaaaatgaggactggagagacAGAAATTACGTTCCAAAACTTATCATATATTTGTCACTAAATTCTAAACTCAAtagttgtttttgagtttttgcctgtattttagactaaccctgcttgctcctgtgaaccaaccagcaatccctggctgcagctcagaaagaacaaaagggaTGGGTAACATAGAAATCTGGATCAATAGTCTAGTTCcgagcaattatcctgcaaatcctgccaggtgatgGGAATAAATAGGATGCCCCAGACTTGGAGGTTTTCTTTTGGGGAAAGTGAGACCAAGGGAGCTAACCAAAGCTGAGCATCATGCACCCAAATCCCAGCAAGCGTAACTACAGCTACCAGTTATCTGGGTGTGTCACAAGACGTCCTTTCCTCTCCCTTGTTGGAGGAGGACTTAATTCCACAGCCTCACTTTAGCATTTGGCTTATGATAAGGAGTCCATGCAACCCCCCAAGATACATTCTTGTCCCAGACTCAGTTCCAAGTGTTGGGTCAAAGCCCTAGGAAGAAAACTGGATCTGAGGAATCCAGAGGCAGATAGCAACAGAGGTTAAAAGGCACAGCACAGGTGAGTGTGGCTCATTCCTGCTGATTAAGCCAAGCCCAAGCTTCCTGTTTCATGGATAAAGGCTATATTAATATCCATAGCATAAATGCGATCTAGGGAACTCCAAGGCTACTGACAGCAGGGGAAACGGCATACGTGGGTAAGAGTGGATGTCTCCCCTGCTGACCCCCCCTGCTTCATAGGTGCAAGCCACTTTAAAACCCATGGCAGCACCTGCCAAGGTCACTGGAACTTGGGGATGCAAGGATGGAAGATGAAAAGAGGacactcttccctctctccctcataTATCCCATGTATCTGCTAGGAAAAGAAGGGAACCAGAGATGTCTGCTCTCCTCTTTCTAGATGGGTAGCGattcatcttcagtctgtacCTCTTTCGAATGCATCCTGAACCCCTGGGACTCCTTTAAAAAATgccttcttttttcctgtttcccCCTCAGTTCTCTCTTCACAAATAGGTAGTTGCATCTTCATACTATGAGACACTCACAtcagatgcatcctccaaactggaaagagttaatttcccaaaccttaaactggtTGGCTTAGGATTGGGCTCAGGGGAAGGAAACCCAGAAGCCCAACATTCCGGCAAAAAGGTGAAGTTTTttactttaaacaatttttttttttaaccaatcgGGCTTTTGGCCTCCCTCTCCTTGTGCAAACTGGAAAAAGACCTTAGAATTTTTGAGCTGTCTTTGTCCCtccctttgttttgctttgatatATGTTTTCTAATAACCCGGTTTGTTTGTCCTTGCCTTCAGGCCATCGAACTCCAAATGGTCATGCAACCAGAGCCTCTGACAATGGCCCCTTTTGCCAGGCACCCTTAAATAGGCCTCTGAGGAAGCTCTGACTGCCGTTTCCCCAAAACAGTGCCACCTGTCAGCAGGAAGCTGTTAAGATTGGTCTTTGTCCTTATCCTTATTTTAAGGGCAGTTAGATGTACTTCTTTAGAGGGGGGAATGAGACAGCCAAGTGGGAGAAGTTCCCTGGAAAAACTCCAACCCACCTGCGCACTGGGGTGGAGCCTCAAAAATTTGCACCATTTGTagcggggaggagcctggcccctcctcttcccgtGTGGAAACTGGAGTTTGAACTCCAGGGCAGGAAGCACTCTAGCGAGGGACTCTGGCCTTGCAGAGAATCCCTGTTTccttttaattcttcctttttacTCAATAAAGCCCTGTCTTACTCACCATTCAAATTGTCTGTGAGCCTGAACTTTCATGGCTGTGGGACAAAGAACCCCGACTTTAGTTGAACTACGGAAAAATCCTGCAACAGCACAAAGCAAGACCAAGTGCTGCCATCTCTGTAGAATAGTAAGTCATGTGGTTTGGCTGGAAAGCAAGCATGGTGGGCATAGCAGTGGGAGGTAAGGCTGGGAAGATAGGTTACAATCAATTAGAGAGCTTTGAATGACAAAGGAGGTGATAAACCTGTGGCAGCCATGAGAATGTGCCTCATGGATCTCTAATATAGTTAGTATAGGCAGTATAATTGATCAAGCTCTTTAGCTGCTGTACTTGAGATACATTTCGGTGCTTATGCTAAGTCTCGCTTTCCTATGAGCTGTTTTCAGCCAGTGGCTAAGTATGTTAGAGAGACTTGGGACACCTTTGGTGGCTTGAAGACTTCTCAATGGCCCTGATGAATCTTAGACTGCACAGCAGTCTAAGATGTTTCTACCCAACCTTTCTCCCCTCTCTTTTTCACTCAGTATCAGACTTGTGTTGCAATCTGATGACTCTTCCAGTTTTTCACTCCTTTATTTTAGTCTTCTTTCAGTTACTATAgcagaatatataaagcaaaataaatttattttcttttacaaagaaaagaaatgtatttcttatagttctgaaggctgggaagtttaAGATTAAGGAACTGTCATTTAATTGGCCTCTGGTGAATGTCTTGATCTGCACTATAACATGGCAGAGAAGTGAAAGCGGAAGTGGACATGTGGAAGAGGAAAGAGATGGCTGTCTGAATTCCTTCGTGATGCTGGAACCTccctgacccaaacacctctcactagGTTCTACCTCCCAACACTGCTGCATGGAGGAATTAAGGTTCCAACTCATGGACTTTTGGGGGACACACTCAAACCTTAGCATACTCTCTCCTTATTTTCCTTCATATGGGTATTTTCCTTAATAAAATCCTTGCATATTTAGTCTCATTTTGACATCTGACCTGGATTAAGTAGAATCTAGTCTTAGAAGCCTTGTACTTAGCTTCATTAATCCATTTAGTCACAGGGCATAATGGGCAAGAAAGTGAGTCCTGTTAACACATTCTGCCTCCTTGGAAACAGCCAAAGTTGCAGGTCAGTAGCAGCAGCTTCCAGGATGAAAGACTGATGGTACGAAAGAGGCTTCCCTTTTTATCCTCATTATAATGTGGATGCTGGATTCTTTCTGGGTTAAGCATTTTCAATctttattatttgaaattattgtttcaaattttattacataCCATGGccctagtattttatttaaaatatctttatttttctgtaaagaacAAGTATGCCATATTTAGCTTTTgatagaaaaaattaagaaactatCATAAAGGGAATAGTTAAAAGAAAGGTTAGTAAAGGGAGCCATCACAAGGAGAGATTTTGGAAAAGggtggtgtcttagtccattttgtgtttctataacagaatatctgagactgggttatttataataaacagaaatttatttggcttagTTGTAGAGGCTAGGAAATTCAAGACCAAGGGGCCagcatctgatgagggccttcttgctgtgtccaccCATGGCAAAGGTGAAGGCAGAAGGGAAAAAGAGTGTGTGGGGAGAAGAGGGAGCCAAACTTGCTTTTATAACCAACACACTCCTGAGATAATGGGATTAATCttttcatgagggcagagacttCACCTAATCACCTCATTAGGCCCCATCTCCCAATACTATTGCAAGTTTCAAACACATAACTTTGGGGGACATATTGAAACTATTGAAGGTGATAACCAGTTGACATTCTTTACAGGAGAAGAACAAAAATTGTAAACTGCAGTTGGAGCACCAAGGCTGAACAGAAGGAGGAATTTGTCCTTGAAGAATGGGAAATTTCATGGGCTACTCTCtgaaagcaatttttatttttatttttgagagatctCAAACTAATGGTTTCTAGATTTAATGTACACAGGAATCATCTGGGGAGCTTATGAAAACTGTGGATTTCAGCAGAGATTTCTATTCAGTAGGTTGAATTATTACTATGTTTATATTCAGGAATCTTCACTTCTATAAGCTCCCTGAGTTATTGTGATGTAGGTGGTCTGTGgctaatattttgaaacaaactACTCTAGATGGTTTTCCTGGGATAGTTTGATGTTCAGGATATATGGAGGCAGAAGGATAGACTGATGAGCCTTCTTTAACCTTTGAGTCAACCTCAGAGGCAGGGTTCTCTATAAATAAactatttacatttttcaaagatACCAGAACATTTGGAAAGATTTCGAgagatttctaaaaattttagggatataaatttaataatattttcctaGTGGAGCTATGTTTCCGCACTGATTTAGCATTAACCTGACAAATGCTTTTCAATCTCTTCCACTGTAGAAGTAAGATAACAGCCATAGCTACTAAATGGGTAGTGATAATGATGAAATAAGGCAAGTTATGCAAAATGGGACAATGCCTTACATATTATAAAGCAGGAATtatcaaactttttctgtaatgggtgagaatgtaaatattttagcCTTGTGGGCCACACAGGTTCTGTTGCGACTACCCAACTCTACAATTGTAGCTTGAAAGCAaccacagaaaataaatgaatgagtgtggctgtgtactattataaaattttatttacaaaaacagatagTGAGctagatttggcccacaggcAGTGGTAATTCACTGACCCTTGCTATAAAGGCTTGATaaattttattagtattattaataCAATGACTTACAAATAATCTTTAATACTTAACAAAGCAGTATATTTTTTAACCAAGAACTAAGTATATACCtcatttacaattattttaaaacaaatttgctTATGggagcaatgaaaaaaaaatcttgcctgTAAATCCTGGTGTAACTTAAgtgaattttaatgaaaaagtttTAACTACAGAGACTGACTGACATTCCATTGTTCTACGTCCCTGAGGGAGAAGTACAGGCCAAAATGAAGAGCAATGTTCACAAAGGCTTGGTAGAAATAAGAGGAGAAATTTGCTGGAATCTTCAACATCTCCGACCTTTGTTCTGTCTTGGAAGGGCTTGGTTTGGACTCAGGACAGAGCTTATCTTCCAAAGCACAGTTCAGGGAAGGAGCAGCTGTAACAAATGTTCCCTTAGGAGATGTTTGTCTATTATGTTGCTTAATGTCTACTgacattgaattgcttttgtttgtttcagacttCAATTCTAAAAAAAGTTTGTCTCTCCTAACAGACCAGTATACTTCCTTTTACCAAATGTTAGAGGTTACATATTGTTTATTTAGCTTTCTGCCTTGGTTATCTGTAAGACTGGAGTTAGATACAAGTGTCAATCATTATAATGCTTTGCATCTACTTGGAAGATACACTTTTTTTCCTCAATtcttatttttccaaaatgtcaaAGATTATCCTAAATGTTATTGCATAGGTATCTTTCATTGTAAATTCCTTCAGATGCTTTTTAGATCTAgctgaaatataaatcaaaaattataaataaaagtaatttggTCATATTTGGCAAAAAGAATGCTGTTTTCTATGTAAAGGGCCTTCCAAAGTAGCAGATATATGAGTATAAATAAGATAAACTGTTAGTAAATTCTTTATAAATAATGAagtgttttgtaaataaatatattacaagaCAACATTATGATCTTTAGTTCTAGAGTTCAACAAATCTGAGTTCCAATTCCAGCTGCCTCACAAGATCAGCtgctctgaatctcagtttcatcatctgtgaaatgaCTATAATAGCTGTAACCATCTCACagaattgttgtgagaattaaatgaaataatacatatgaTGTGCACATAGCACAATGTCTGGCCTATGATAaacattaaacatatatatttgttaGGTAGCTATTatggcattttaattttaatttttccagcAGTATCTCTGTCAAAATATAGGAAATGTGGCCATTTGCTTAGCTCTTAATATGAGGTCCTAAAAGTTCATCTGAGTATCACTGATGTTTTCTAAATCTAGCCTCTCACTTTTTTGTCTAATAGTTTTGAGTGATCCCCGACTGAGCAAATGAAACATGACCTAACATCTGAGAACTTTGTTACCAAGTAGGGTGGATAGAAGACCATCAGAAATATTGTTCAGGAGTTTTAAATATTTACCCACAATTTAAATTGTCCAATAATTTAAACCATGGGCTGCTTTTCATGCTGTGTAATTCTACTATTTTTCCATACAACTCCCCTATATCAGGGTTGGCAGCACTACTTACCTGAGccagtcttattttattttacattttggtaACTTTGGTGAACTGAGGGAAGCGTGGAAAGGCAAAATTTCATGACAAAATTTTGGTTTTGTACATATGCCTAATTCTGCTAATTCTTTACAATTTCCCCCTTACCTGTACTACCTAACTCTAAAATCTATAATTAGAACATGAATGTAATGTTTTTTCTTCtagccttttgttttttctttaggaGGTAGTGACTGACAAGATAATAAAGCCCAAAGCATTATGCTGACTAGGACCATTGAAGTTGGCAAAAAAAGGCCACAACAACAGCAAGAAGGCCCAGGATTTTCAACAGAAAAGAAACTGAGAAATTAGATGAATCCTTCAGGGCCCGAGTCTTGAGTGGCTTCAGTATTCTTTGTTTCTGGGTGAGGATGGCATTTCTGGCTCCTTCCCATTGCCCAGGCCCAACCAGGCGATACTGATAGGAGTTGCAGGGTCCGAAATAGAGTCTCACAGCCAGTTTAGGATCTTTGAATAAGAGAGAGCAGAAATCTGGCTTCGCACCTATCTCTAAGGCGAGCTCGTCCAAGTAGTCAACATAATTGGTCTGCAACGTCTGGCTCTGGCTTTCTCCAAACCTTAGTGAAGAAAGTAAAAAGGGAATATTCACAGAATGTTCTAAGTTTTCTAGAATATTAGGCATTCAAAACTGCtaaaggaatgaaggaatgagtgaatATGTGAATGAGTTTTCAATGAATCTCTGGTGGAAAGTTTGAGTTTATCATACCAGGAGGCTCATATCTCAGATTGAGAATACGCCCTCCAATAAAGAGCCATGAATTCATGGATGCTCTAGAAATGTGACAAGATTGGTAACCATTGTTTGGCATTTTTTAAGCAATGGCAAATCTCCAGGCAAGTACATGCTAGCCAGGGCGGCTGCAGGAATtcatgagataatgcatatgaaaGCATAGCTTGGTGTCTTGCTCAAAGGAGATGCTTAATATTTGCTTGTTAAATTACTAAAGTACCTGGGAGTCTGGATGGcatatagtagatactcaatCAATCTTAGGTAAATTTGAATTTGAACATGAGAAAACTCCTTACACCTGATGTAAGCCCCAAATCAACTTTCCAAGGGTACTCGATCACTGTTGAACCTCATTTTACCTCATCACAAAGTACAAATCCTTGAACCTTCACACCAACCCCTTCCTAATTTATTTTGATGGGGATTCTCTAACTTTTCACAGCTATTCAAGCTACTATCACCACCACTGTCTCATCCCATTCCCTCTCTAACCACAGAGTGTAGGTGGCTTGAGAAGTTATGGAATCTGACATAGGCATCATATAAAACTGAAATGAAATTAAGCCAAGGAAAAGTGCTCTGATTTGGTACAATTCTTATCTTTAAGTATTTGGTTCTTAACCTAGTATGTATAAGAATCGCTTAGGAAgaagataaaaatgcaaatttttagaCTCACACACGGAGTTTCTGATTCAATCATCTGGGCTATAGCccagaaatttgcattttatcaGGCAGCTAGGCGGTTCTTGTAAGTAGTTAGATCACtgtactttgagaaacactgcttcatgtaaagaattaaaaaaaattcttacaggtcaattcttttttcattccttttgataatGTCCATCATCATAGTTCTCTCTGAGGGCAGGCTACACAAGCCTAAGAAATAAAAGGTTGGTTTGAATAGTAAGTTTGAGTCAATATCATTACTTTGTCTAGTTGTTGATTCTTAAAATTAAACTCTGGACATTGAACCATGTCATACCAGTCAGGGCTTCCGTGCTGTTGAACTTCAGGGGGTGCCACCCCCATAGCACTCTATGTGACACTGTCCAGGGTGCACAGTCTACGGCATGGACTACAAGTGGAGAGGGCCAAGAGAAGAGGCTGGAAAAGGGAAGTGTGTCTGGGAGCCTGGCAGCCATGACTATTGGTTTGGGCTCTATCCTGAAGGTGACAGGAGGCCCCAAATCAAATCAGTGGAAGAGTATTCTGAATGAAGTGAGAAGATCagatttattttttggaaagatCTGTCTGGCTGCTGAATTTAGGAAAATGGACTCCAGGGAAGCAAGCCCAAAGCTGGGGAGACCAGTAAAGAGGCTGTTGAAATAAACCTGGTGAGAGATGAGAGTAGGGCAGTAGAGATAGGGAAAGATTGATGCAGAAGTTATTACTGTGTGCTCATGACTCCATCGCCTGCCCACAAGTGTCCCCTGAGCTTTGGATGTGTTGAAATATGGTCAAGTCCCCTTGCCTAGAGTCATCAGACATCTCATGTTCAAGTAGTCCAGACCTGAGCTCCTCACTGAAGCCCTCCTGTCAAGACTTGCATCATTTTCTGCACACCCCCTCTGTATTCACAGCACTACTGTCCACCTGGTTTCCAATGCCAGGGGTCTGTAAGTCCTCCTTGATTCCTCTCTATTTCTCTGACTTTCCCACATTGAACCAATCGTAATGTCATGCTGATTTTTCCCTTAATGATTTCTCACATTTGTGGCTTCCTTTCCACTTTGTATCTCTGCCCTGGCCCAGGATGCATCATATTTTAGCATAGGCTATTTCAGTAGCATTCTCTTTCATCCCTGAGGCTGTAGTCTTTCCCCACTTTCAAATCTATATTCCACACTACTGCTGAAACAATCTGTCTGAAGTGTAAATCTGCTAATGCCTGTTCCTTGCTTATAACCCTTCATTGGTGCCCCGGGCTGAAGAGCtttctaaaatgcagattccaggtCCCTTGGCCAGTCTTACTTAATCAGGGTCCCTAAGGATCCATCAGATGATTTTCATGTGTAGCCATATTTGGGAAGAACTGATCTATAATTTATAATCTAAGCTCCATAGCATGTCTTACAAAATTCCTGTGTCCTGTCTCGTTCTTCTCCAAGAGTAATGGctcatctctctctgcctcataTGTCATGCTCTAGCAATGTCAAATAGCATGTGCCTTTCCATATGCATCATTGACTCTATGCTTTTGTTCAGGCAATCCCCTTTTCTGTGCCTGAGAAATGCAGTTATCCAGGAcgttttcctttatcatgtgccCTTCCCTTATTCTACCGTGATAAGtgccctttctctccttccctgagCACTCCATATATTACTCAATCAAAGCATTTGTCATGTTATGTTGAAATGATCTGTTTAAATTTCTCTCTGTCCCACCAGTTCCCAGCACAGGGCAAGGTATTCAGTAAGCTTTTGCTGAACAGaattgaaccctggaggcagggaGGTAACACCGTTCTGAGGGGTATGAAGTGCTACACAGACACCCAGAAAGAAaccttttaataattttataacttgTAGGGATTTGTGAGGTTGAGCTGCTCAAGTATTAAGAGTTAAATTGATTTGCAGATATGCTGAGGAATTTTTAAACAACACATAGGTAAAACCAGGAGACAGATCTTTTTCTTAAACTTATCTCTCACGATTCAAAGAAAAGTTAATATGCACTTAGCTTTATGCCAGTTGAAATTCTCTTGACtgtctaatattttaaaaggatgatTGCAGGTATTTATTATTACTAAAttcctgtatttgtttttctttgaattctCCAGTAACTTTTTAGAATGTTAGTCTTGTGAGAGCAGCCAAGGTTGTCAAACTTTTTCTTGGCAACCTTTTTATCTCAGGCAACCTTCTTACCATTATTGATAAACTTCACCAGATCTGAAACGCTTAGCCACTCACCTGCCTACACACTTACCTTTGAAAACTCTTGTCACCCAACGAGCTTGAAGTTCAGCAGTTGGGAAAATGGAACCTAGGGGCTGGATGAGACCAATGCATGCGAGGGTTGACTTGTCCAGGTGAGCGGGGAATATGTATTTATACAGTGAGACCATATTATTCTCTACTTTAACAAGTGAATCTTcaaggaagggaaaagagaaactaTATCCTGTTGCAAAAATGATGACATCAATGTTCTCCTCCACTGTTCCATCCTCAAAGATGGCAGAAGTTTCTGTGAGCTCTTTCACTGTAGATTTCACCTTGATGGCTCCACAGAGTAGACGACTTGGGACATCATCATTTAGTACAGGTTCCTTCATAATGTATCTGAGACATACAGAAGAAAAACATTCTGAAGGATCATTTGCTGAGGAATCTTGAACCCTCTTGATATTTTTGGGGTACGGCTCTGAAAATAAAAGGGCTTTTCAAATACTGTAAAACTCTAACTTAACTGGTTGTCTGTGCAAATCCTTATTTTCTGACTTAATTCTTATGTCACAAATATCTCCTGTCAATAAATAAGGGAAAACATGTAGGCAACGTGAGTGAAAGAGATTTTAAGGAAGGAAGCATCCCCAAGGGCTTAGACAAAATGCCTGTGCCTTGGTCAATCCCCAAGTATTATGGTGGTTATTATACCATTTCTGTTTTTAACCTTTTTCATGCTatctagcttttattattttgctgttttatttAACCCCTATTTGATCATAAGAAAAAATTTGCTAAATTTCCACTAGTTTTGAAATCTATGAAGGGATCAATGTgaaaattaatgtataaaattaGATTTGGTGATATTTGTTAATCCCAAATATCCATGGAGTCCCTGTTAGTAATAGCATGGATGTTGGTGCAAAGTCcgcttattttttttgtagatttgagaacattttctttttctttttttaatagacgATACATGGCACTTATGTCAGATCTTAGAATATGGTAGTTGCATGGCAGGCATTTGTTAAAAGATTCTAAAgctcttctgtttttttaaggGAAGAAGCCTGTAACAACTAAAGCAAAAGAACCATTCATAACATTTGCTTGTGCTTAAATCACTGGCATATAACTTTGACGTCAACAGAGATTTGTCTTTtagcaaagaaaaaggaatgtgtTTTCAAAGGTTTCCCATGGGAAGAACCTTCATGCTATAGGGTTAGCAAAGCATAAATTATTAGATGGAGAATTACATGTTTCCCACCACACCCCTCTGAAAGGCAGGTCGTAATCTCTTGAAACAGTTTTCTCCAATGTTAGATAACTCTGGGTATTAGAAAGTTCTCCCCTAGTTTTGCTTTCTGGAGCAGCTTATAACACTTGTGCTTCATcttcttaagtattttttaaaggcatACAGAACAAATTTAGAACCTAAACTCCAGGACCTATAAGATACTCATATTGTTAGATTGTAGTTTTAACTACCGTGTTAGCAATTTGAATCTTTGTTAAGGGAGACACCTTCAGACAACTTTGCTCACCAACGAGTATaccattaaaaaagcaaaataactcTACTTGTTTTGAGGCTCAAGGCCATAATTTTCATGGTTGAA is a window encoding:
- the FMO2 gene encoding dimethylaniline monooxygenase [N-oxide-forming] 2; its protein translation is MAKKVAVIGAGVSGLISLKCCVDEGLEPTCFERTEDIGGVWRFKENVEDGRASIYQSVVTNTSKEMSCFSDFPMPEDFPNFLHNSKLLEYFRIFAKKFDLLKYIQFQTTVLSVRKCPDFSSSGQWKVVTQSNGKEQNAVFDAVMVCSGHHILPHIPLKSFPGIERFKGQYFHSRQYKHPDGFEGKRILVIGMGNSGSDIAVELSKNAAQVFISTRHGTWVMSRISEDGYPWDAVFHTRFRSMLRNVLPRTAVKWMIEQQMNRWFNHENYGLEPQNKYIMKEPVLNDDVPSRLLCGAIKVKSTVKELTETSAIFEDGTVEENIDVIIFATGYSFSFPFLEDSLVKVENNMVSLYKYIFPAHLDKSTLACIGLIQPLGSIFPTAELQARWVTRVFKGLCSLPSERTMMMDIIKRNEKRIDLFGESQSQTLQTNYVDYLDELALEIGAKPDFCSLLFKDPKLAVRLYFGPCNSYQYRLVGPGQWEGARNAILTQKQRILKPLKTRALKDSSNFSVSFLLKILGLLAVVVAFFCQLQWS